In a single window of the Streptococcus ilei genome:
- a CDS encoding HU family DNA-binding protein, with protein MANKQDLIAKVAEATELTKKDSAAAVDAVFAAVSEYLSKGEKVQLIGFGNFEVRERAARKGRNPQTGKEIKIAASKVPAFKAGKALKDAVK; from the coding sequence ATGGCTAACAAACAAGATTTGATCGCAAAAGTGGCAGAAGCTACAGAATTGACTAAAAAAGACTCAGCAGCAGCAGTTGACGCTGTATTTGCAGCTGTTTCAGAATACCTTTCAAAAGGTGAAAAAGTTCAATTGATCGGTTTCGGTAACTTCGAAGTTCGTGAACGTGCAGCTCGTAAAGGTCGCAACCCACAAACTGGTAAAGAAATCAAAATCGCTGCTTCTAAAGTTCCAGCATTCAAAGCTGGTAAAGCTCTTAAAGACGCAGTTAAATAA
- a CDS encoding DegV family protein: MSQVKIVTDSSVTIEPEVVEKYGITIVPLSVMVDGVLYSDAELTEGEFLQLMKSSKNLPKTSQPPVGVFAEIFEGLAEEGAQIIAIHMSHALSGTVEAARQGATLANADVTVIDSSFTDQAMKFQVVEAAKLAQEGASVEEIVARIEEVKQNTRLYIGVSTLENLVKGGRIGRVTGLLSSLLNIRVVMEMKNDELQPIVKGRGQKTFKKWLDELMQDLSGKEIAEIGISYAGGPDFANEMKAQLQPLVATPISVLETGSIIQTHTGEDAWAVLVRFA, encoded by the coding sequence ATGTCACAAGTAAAAATTGTTACAGACTCATCCGTAACGATTGAGCCTGAAGTTGTTGAAAAATACGGAATTACCATCGTTCCCCTCTCTGTTATGGTGGACGGTGTTCTCTACTCAGATGCGGAATTAACCGAAGGTGAGTTCCTTCAGTTGATGAAATCCAGTAAAAACCTTCCAAAGACTAGCCAACCTCCAGTAGGTGTGTTTGCGGAAATCTTCGAAGGATTGGCTGAAGAAGGGGCGCAAATTATTGCAATCCATATGTCTCATGCCTTATCTGGTACAGTGGAAGCTGCACGTCAAGGAGCTACCTTAGCCAATGCAGATGTAACAGTTATCGATAGTAGCTTTACGGACCAAGCCATGAAATTCCAAGTGGTCGAAGCAGCAAAACTGGCTCAAGAAGGTGCTAGCGTAGAGGAAATTGTAGCTCGCATTGAAGAGGTCAAGCAAAATACTAGACTCTATATTGGGGTTTCTACTTTGGAAAACCTGGTTAAAGGAGGCCGGATTGGACGCGTAACTGGTTTATTGAGTTCACTTTTGAATATTCGGGTCGTCATGGAAATGAAGAACGATGAACTGCAACCGATTGTCAAAGGACGCGGACAGAAAACCTTTAAAAAATGGTTGGACGAGTTGATGCAAGACTTATCCGGTAAAGAAATCGCTGAGATAGGAATTTCCTATGCTGGTGGACCTGACTTTGCTAACGAAATGAAGGCGCAATTACAGCCTTTGGTTGCAACTCCAATCTCTGTTTTGGAAACAGGTTCGATCATTCAAACCCACACTGGTGAAGATGCTTGGGCAGTTCTTGTCCGATTTGCATAG
- a CDS encoding Fur family transcriptional regulator, translating into MLACLTLDSVQQQKVEDVLQHLREKSVRITETRRAVLSYLVKSQEHPSADAIYQDLKPAFPNMSLATVYNNLKVLIDEGFVSEIKVRNDTTTYFDFMGHDHLNLICESCGKIDDVDIEVPDVRAEAREKSGYIITKCQTTVYGICPECQKKQL; encoded by the coding sequence ATGCTAGCTTGTTTAACACTTGATTCCGTTCAACAACAAAAAGTAGAAGATGTATTGCAACACTTGCGTGAAAAATCTGTACGGATTACAGAGACGCGTCGAGCGGTCCTTTCCTATCTTGTCAAAAGCCAGGAACATCCAAGTGCGGATGCCATCTACCAAGATTTAAAACCAGCCTTTCCCAATATGAGCCTGGCAACCGTTTATAACAATCTCAAGGTCCTCATTGATGAAGGCTTTGTCTCTGAGATAAAAGTACGCAATGATACCACGACCTACTTTGATTTTATGGGACACGATCATTTGAATCTGATTTGCGAGTCTTGTGGGAAGATTGACGATGTTGACATCGAAGTTCCAGACGTGAGAGCAGAAGCGAGAGAAAAAAGTGGCTACATCATTACCAAGTGCCAAACCACCGTTTATGGAATCTGTCCAGAGTGTCAGAAGAAGCAATTATAA
- a CDS encoding arginine repressor, translating into MNSKQNRLEKIRRFIRENKVGTQDAIVEHLKEAGISATQATVSRDIKELGIIKTPLKGSAYVYELPRVQHSGKLAENNLQSFERMGSFLTLKLVPGTAYLVKRHLQEDFDAIIFSMISDDNSIFIVARSEEKAQFIEQRLMEW; encoded by the coding sequence ATGAATAGTAAACAAAACCGATTAGAAAAAATACGCCGCTTTATTCGTGAAAATAAGGTCGGTACTCAGGATGCAATTGTTGAGCATTTGAAAGAAGCAGGGATTTCTGCGACACAAGCGACTGTTTCCCGTGATATTAAAGAGTTAGGGATTATTAAAACGCCATTAAAAGGTTCAGCCTATGTCTATGAATTGCCACGCGTCCAACATAGTGGAAAATTAGCAGAAAATAATCTTCAATCGTTTGAACGCATGGGGAGTTTTTTGACCCTCAAGCTTGTCCCAGGGACAGCCTATTTAGTCAAGCGGCATCTGCAGGAAGATTTTGATGCCATCATCTTTAGTATGATTTCAGACGATAATAGTATTTTCATTGTGGCCCGCTCGGAAGAGAAGGCACAGTTTATCGAACAACGATTGATGGAATGGTAG
- a CDS encoding polyprenyl synthetase family protein, with the protein MILEEKLQGVERAIEGFYETKQIAPRLVESILYSVHAGGKRIRPLLLLELLEAFHAPILEAHFQVAAALEMIHTGSLIHDDLPAMDNDDYRRGQLTNHKKFGEDLAILAGDSLFLDAFGCVAEADLPASIRVQLIALLSDASGTAGMVAGQVLDMEGEGASLTLDQLQVIHANKTGRLLAYPFQAAGILLELETTVATLLEEIGLHLGLAFQIRDDILDVIADFASLGKTPQKDLQAEKSTYPALLGLDGAQAYLDRELDACEDLLDRISNQVSFEGTGIKKIIERLRIHGQGKS; encoded by the coding sequence ATGATTTTAGAAGAAAAACTGCAAGGGGTTGAAAGAGCGATTGAAGGTTTCTACGAGACCAAACAAATCGCTCCCCGCTTGGTAGAATCCATCCTTTATTCAGTCCATGCAGGGGGCAAACGGATTCGGCCTTTGCTCTTATTGGAATTACTAGAGGCCTTTCATGCTCCAATCCTTGAGGCTCATTTTCAGGTAGCAGCCGCTCTTGAAATGATCCATACGGGAAGCTTGATCCATGATGATCTACCAGCGATGGATAATGATGATTATCGTCGTGGTCAATTGACCAACCACAAAAAATTTGGTGAAGACTTAGCCATCTTAGCAGGAGACTCGCTCTTCTTGGATGCCTTTGGCTGTGTGGCAGAGGCGGATCTTCCAGCTTCTATCCGGGTGCAACTGATCGCCTTATTATCGGATGCTTCAGGGACAGCTGGGATGGTGGCAGGCCAAGTCTTGGATATGGAAGGGGAAGGAGCGAGCCTGACCTTGGACCAGTTGCAAGTCATCCATGCCAATAAGACGGGACGACTGCTAGCATATCCTTTCCAAGCTGCGGGGATCCTTTTAGAGCTTGAGACAACTGTTGCGACTCTCTTAGAGGAAATTGGCCTCCATTTAGGCTTGGCCTTTCAGATTCGGGATGATATTTTGGATGTGATAGCCGATTTTGCCTCTTTAGGAAAAACCCCTCAGAAGGACCTGCAGGCTGAAAAATCAACCTATCCAGCACTACTTGGTCTAGATGGAGCGCAGGCTTATTTGGATCGGGAGTTGGATGCCTGTGAGGACTTGCTCGATCGCATTTCTAATCAAGTTTCCTTTGAAGGGACTGGAATCAAGAAGATAATAGAAAGACTTAGAATTCATGGTCAAGGAAAGAGTTGA
- the xseA gene encoding exodeoxyribonuclease VII large subunit, with product MSNYLSVSSLTKYLKLKFDKDPYLERVYLTGQVSNFRKRPNHQYFSLKDEKAVIQATVWAGIYKSFGFELEEGMKINVIGRIQLYEPSGSYSIVIEKAEPDGVGALAIQFEQLKKKLQEEGLFQEKFKQAIPQFSNKIGVITSQSGAVIRDIITTVTRRFPGVEILLFPTKVQGEGAAQEIVANIQKANARTDLDVLIIGRGGGSIEDLWAFNEEPVVRAIFESRIPIISSVGHETDTTLADFVADRRAATPTAAAELATPVTKLDLLNHLQKQEGRMATAMRNRLVYNRERLQKLSQSVIFRQPERLYDSYLQKIDQIQLRMKQAVSESVTRNSHQLQELCHRLASQAPQHQLERYRDQILQMERLMTLKIKELYQTKAADAKRLSEALLMLDTSRIVARGYALVQAGDHVLDSVDTIKEKDALTLVMRDGQVEVEVKHVERKEI from the coding sequence ATGTCCAACTATTTATCGGTATCCAGTCTGACCAAATACCTCAAGTTGAAATTTGATAAGGACCCCTATCTGGAGCGGGTCTATTTGACGGGTCAGGTTTCGAATTTTCGGAAGCGTCCCAATCACCAGTATTTCTCTCTAAAGGATGAAAAGGCTGTGATTCAGGCGACTGTCTGGGCTGGAATTTATAAGAGTTTTGGTTTTGAGCTAGAAGAAGGCATGAAGATCAATGTTATTGGTCGGATCCAACTTTATGAGCCAAGTGGTAGTTATTCCATTGTCATCGAAAAGGCGGAGCCAGATGGTGTGGGCGCTTTAGCTATTCAGTTTGAGCAGTTGAAAAAGAAACTCCAGGAAGAAGGTCTTTTTCAAGAGAAGTTCAAACAGGCCATTCCCCAGTTCTCCAATAAAATTGGGGTTATTACCAGTCAGAGTGGAGCTGTTATTCGCGATATTATTACGACTGTCACTCGGCGTTTTCCTGGCGTGGAGATTCTCCTTTTTCCAACCAAGGTACAAGGAGAGGGGGCAGCTCAAGAAATTGTCGCCAATATCCAGAAGGCTAATGCTCGGACGGACCTAGATGTCTTGATCATCGGTCGTGGTGGTGGGTCCATCGAGGACCTATGGGCCTTTAATGAAGAGCCAGTTGTGCGTGCTATTTTTGAGTCTAGAATTCCCATTATTTCCAGTGTGGGACATGAGACAGACACCACTCTGGCAGACTTTGTAGCAGATCGGCGGGCAGCCACTCCTACAGCTGCGGCTGAGCTAGCGACGCCTGTGACCAAGTTGGACCTACTCAATCATTTGCAGAAGCAGGAAGGGCGGATGGCAACCGCTATGCGCAACCGCCTAGTATATAATCGGGAGCGACTGCAAAAACTAAGCCAATCGGTCATCTTCCGTCAACCAGAGCGGCTGTATGATTCTTATCTGCAAAAAATAGATCAGATTCAGTTGCGAATGAAACAGGCTGTGTCAGAGTCAGTTACCAGAAATAGCCACCAGTTACAAGAACTCTGCCATCGATTGGCTTCTCAAGCGCCCCAGCATCAACTTGAGCGCTATCGAGACCAGATTCTCCAAATGGAGCGATTGATGACCTTGAAAATCAAGGAGCTCTACCAGACAAAAGCAGCAGATGCCAAGCGCCTATCAGAAGCTCTCTTGATGTTGGATACCAGTCGTATCGTGGCTAGAGGCTACGCCTTGGTGCAGGCTGGAGATCATGTTCTGGATAGTGTAGATACAATCAAAGAAAAGGATGCCTTGACGCTAGTCATGCGGGATGGGCAAGTAGAAGTAGAGGTAAAGCATGTCGAAAGAAAAGAAATTTGA
- a CDS encoding metallophosphoesterase, translating into MGSYFVVGDIHGKAGMLEELMTHWDGQSRLVFLGDLIDRGEDSRRVIELVKDFVDHQGAICLSGNHEYMFLAWIDNPIERYDHYRRNGGDTTINSLLGRPLTTPVDGVEDARRVQETCGDLVAFIRSLPFVYETEHYIFVHAGIDLTLTDWHETTDYQKVWIRQPFHEATNQTGKTIVFGHTPVHYLLDQKIGTKELWVTEDGKIGMDGGAVYGGVLHGILFDENGMRADVALVNDGFAAIDD; encoded by the coding sequence ATGGGAAGCTATTTCGTAGTGGGAGATATTCATGGAAAAGCAGGCATGTTGGAGGAACTGATGACCCATTGGGATGGTCAGTCTCGGCTGGTTTTTCTCGGAGATTTGATAGACCGTGGGGAAGATAGTCGTAGAGTTATCGAACTGGTCAAAGATTTTGTCGACCATCAAGGGGCAATCTGCCTCTCTGGTAACCACGAATACATGTTTTTAGCCTGGATCGATAACCCGATTGAACGCTATGACCATTACCGACGAAATGGTGGTGATACCACGATCAACTCTCTGCTTGGCCGTCCCCTAACGACTCCAGTCGATGGAGTAGAGGATGCTCGTCGCGTGCAAGAGACTTGTGGGGACCTCGTCGCTTTCATCCGTTCGCTTCCTTTTGTTTATGAAACAGAACACTATATTTTCGTGCATGCTGGGATTGACTTGACTCTAACGGACTGGCATGAAACGACGGATTACCAAAAAGTCTGGATTCGCCAGCCCTTCCATGAAGCAACCAATCAGACAGGAAAGACCATTGTTTTTGGCCATACCCCTGTCCACTATCTCTTGGATCAAAAGATTGGAACCAAAGAACTCTGGGTGACCGAAGATGGGAAGATTGGCATGGATGGTGGGGCTGTTTATGGTGGTGTCCTCCATGGTATTCTCTTTGATGAAAATGGAATGAGGGCCGATGTTGCTTTGGTTAATGATGGATTTGCAGCCATCGATGATTAA
- a CDS encoding exodeoxyribonuclease VII small subunit yields the protein MSKEKKFEENLADLEAIVQKLESGQVPLEEAISEFQKGMKLSKNLQETLDQAEKTLVKVMQADGSETELV from the coding sequence ATGTCGAAAGAAAAGAAATTTGAAGAAAATTTAGCTGATTTGGAAGCTATTGTCCAAAAATTGGAAAGTGGGCAAGTGCCCCTTGAAGAGGCCATCTCAGAGTTTCAGAAAGGAATGAAGCTATCAAAAAACTTGCAAGAAACGCTTGATCAGGCTGAAAAGACCTTGGTCAAGGTTATGCAAGCAGATGGCTCAGAAACGGAACTGGTATGA
- the recN gene encoding DNA repair protein RecN, with product MLLEISIKNFAIIEEIALNFETGMTVLTGETGAGKSIIIDAMNMMLGSRATTDVIRHGAPKAEIEGLFAIDENRALQQLFEEQGLEWADELIIRREIFQNGRSVSRINGQMVNLSVLKAVGQHLVDIHGQHDQEELMRAPLHIAMLDSFGEDAFFATKKAYRETFENYKSLRKQVLQIQKNNQENQARIEMLEYQISEIEAAALSLDEDVQLEQERQRLLNHKMIADTLSNAYAMLDAEDFSSLSNVRSAMNDLQGIEEYDPEYKTLSDQLAETYYTLEDLTKRLEDLVDGLDFDGNRLMQVEARLDLIHSITRKYGGQVKDVLDYLEQISKEYSLLTGAGTSSEDLEKELKSMEGQLVALAKELSQGRHALAQELEAEIQQELADLYMEKARFQVRFTPSKFNREGNETVEFYISTNPGEDFKPLVKVASGGELSRLMLAIKSAFSRKEGKTSIVFDEVDTGVSGRVAQAIASKIYKIGRFGQVLAISHLPQVIAVADYQFFIEKVSDEFSTVSTVRLLSHEERVEEVAKMLAGEDVTEAARLQAEQLLKRPS from the coding sequence ATGCTATTAGAAATTTCAATTAAAAACTTTGCCATCATTGAAGAAATCGCTCTGAATTTTGAGACGGGGATGACGGTTTTAACCGGTGAAACTGGAGCAGGAAAATCCATCATTATCGATGCTATGAATATGATGCTGGGGAGCCGAGCGACGACTGATGTTATCCGCCATGGTGCTCCTAAGGCTGAGATTGAAGGCCTCTTTGCGATTGATGAAAACCGTGCCCTTCAGCAACTCTTTGAGGAGCAGGGCTTAGAATGGGCAGATGAGTTGATTATTCGCAGAGAAATTTTCCAGAATGGTCGGAGTGTCAGTCGGATCAATGGGCAGATGGTTAACCTCTCCGTTCTCAAGGCGGTTGGCCAGCATTTGGTAGATATTCATGGCCAGCACGATCAGGAAGAACTGATGCGGGCTCCATTGCATATCGCTATGCTGGATAGCTTTGGGGAGGATGCTTTTTTTGCGACCAAGAAGGCCTATAGAGAGACCTTTGAAAATTATAAGTCCTTGCGTAAGCAGGTCTTGCAGATCCAAAAAAATAACCAGGAAAACCAAGCTCGCATCGAGATGCTGGAATACCAAATTTCGGAAATCGAGGCGGCCGCCTTGTCCTTGGATGAAGATGTCCAGTTAGAGCAAGAACGGCAACGCCTGCTCAATCATAAGATGATTGCGGATACCCTAAGCAATGCCTACGCTATGCTGGATGCAGAAGACTTCTCCAGTCTTAGCAATGTTCGATCGGCCATGAATGATCTGCAAGGTATCGAAGAGTATGATCCAGAATACAAGACCTTGTCTGACCAACTGGCTGAGACCTACTATACTCTGGAAGATCTGACCAAACGCTTGGAGGATCTGGTAGATGGCTTGGACTTTGACGGCAACCGATTGATGCAGGTAGAAGCTCGATTAGACCTGATCCACTCAATTACGCGTAAGTACGGCGGTCAGGTAAAAGATGTCCTTGATTATTTGGAGCAAATCAGTAAGGAATATAGCCTGTTAACAGGAGCTGGAACCTCTTCTGAAGACTTAGAGAAGGAACTCAAGTCTATGGAAGGCCAGCTGGTTGCCTTGGCCAAGGAACTGAGTCAAGGGCGCCATGCCTTAGCTCAAGAGCTGGAAGCAGAAATTCAGCAGGAATTGGCGGATCTCTACATGGAAAAAGCCCGTTTCCAAGTGCGTTTTACTCCATCTAAGTTTAATCGGGAAGGAAACGAAACAGTTGAATTTTATATTTCGACCAACCCTGGAGAGGACTTTAAGCCTTTGGTAAAAGTAGCCTCAGGTGGTGAATTGTCCCGTCTTATGTTGGCCATCAAGTCCGCCTTTTCTCGAAAAGAAGGCAAGACCAGTATCGTCTTTGACGAGGTGGATACAGGGGTATCTGGTCGGGTCGCTCAAGCCATTGCTTCTAAGATCTATAAAATTGGACGTTTTGGTCAGGTGCTAGCCATCTCTCATTTGCCTCAGGTAATTGCAGTAGCCGATTACCAATTCTTTATCGAAAAGGTGAGTGATGAATTTTCAACAGTTTCGACCGTTCGCTTGCTCAGTCATGAAGAGCGGGTAGAAGAAGTAGCCAAGATGCTTGCTGGTGAAGATGTGACAGAAGCAGCCCGCCTGCAGGCGGAGCAATTGCTAAAACGGCCAAGCTAA
- a CDS encoding TlyA family RNA methyltransferase yields MVKERVDVLAYKQGLFETREQAKRGVMAGLVVAVHNGERFDKPGEKIDEATELKLKGEKLKYVSRGGLKLEKALARFEINLQDKVTLDIGASTGGFTDVMLQNGAALVYAVDVGTNQLAWKLRQDPRVISMEQFNFRYATSEDFEQRPSFASIDVSFISLNLILPALHGILQEGGQVVALVKPQFEAGREQIGKNGIIKDAKVHLSVLEQVQGFALEHGFSVLGVDYSPIQGGHGNIEFLLYLEKNTGQNCLDQQEFAAVVNKAHTDFKHE; encoded by the coding sequence ATGGTCAAGGAAAGAGTTGACGTACTGGCCTACAAGCAGGGACTATTTGAAACCCGGGAGCAGGCCAAACGCGGTGTGATGGCTGGTTTGGTCGTTGCGGTCCATAATGGCGAGCGCTTCGATAAACCAGGTGAAAAAATTGATGAAGCGACTGAATTAAAACTCAAGGGTGAAAAACTCAAATATGTCAGTCGCGGTGGTCTCAAGTTAGAAAAGGCCTTGGCCCGTTTTGAGATTAACTTGCAGGACAAGGTCACGCTAGATATTGGTGCCTCAACAGGGGGCTTTACGGATGTTATGCTCCAAAATGGAGCAGCCTTGGTCTATGCAGTGGATGTAGGGACCAATCAGTTGGCTTGGAAACTCCGTCAGGATCCTCGTGTCATCTCGATGGAGCAGTTCAACTTCCGCTATGCGACGTCTGAGGATTTTGAGCAAAGACCAAGTTTTGCTAGCATTGATGTTAGTTTTATTTCCCTCAACCTTATCTTGCCTGCCCTCCATGGGATTTTACAAGAAGGAGGCCAGGTGGTCGCTCTTGTCAAGCCCCAGTTCGAAGCTGGTCGGGAGCAGATTGGGAAAAATGGGATTATCAAGGATGCCAAGGTCCATCTGTCCGTCTTGGAACAGGTTCAAGGCTTTGCGTTAGAACATGGCTTCTCTGTCTTAGGAGTGGATTATTCACCGATTCAAGGGGGCCATGGCAACATTGAATTTTTACTTTATTTAGAAAAAAATACCGGGCAAAATTGTCTCGATCAGCAAGAGTTTGCAGCTGTCGTCAACAAAGCCCACACTGATTTTAAACATGAATAG